Genomic DNA from Pelorhabdus rhamnosifermentans:
CATTATAAACAATTTCCTCAATATTTTTGGGAGTTAAGGGCTCAAAATAAATTTCGGCGCAACGCGAGCGAAGAGCTGGACTAATATCATACTTTTCACGTGTTGTAGCTCCAATTAAGATAAAATCGGCCGGTGCCCCCTCTTTAAACAGCTTCTGAACATATTTCGGTACATTCTCATCACTGGGATCATAGTAAGCGGAATCAAAAAAAACGCGCTTATCTTCTAAGACCTTCAGTAACTTATTTTGTAGCATGGCATCCATTTCGCCAATTTCATCAATAAATAAAATACCACCATGGGCATCTGTGACCATGCCTGGCTTAGGTTCAGGAATACCGCCTTCAGCTAAGTCTCGTTTGGCTCCCTGATAAATCGGATCATGGACAGAACCTAAGAGAGGATTTGTCATATCACGGGGGTCCCAGCGGAGTGTTGTGCCATCGGCTTCAATAAAAGGAGCCTCAGTACGAAAAGGAGTTACTGTAGACTTTTTAGCTTCTTCCAGCACTAACCTCGCAGCCGTTGTTTTACCAATACCAGGTGGTCCATAGAGTATTAAATGCTGAGGATACGGCGATGCCAGCTTAGATCTTAGCGACTCAATGGCACGTTCTTGCCCGACGATTTCAGCGAGGGTCGTCGGCCTGACTAATTCCATCAGGGATTTCGTCAATTTAACCGACTCAAGTTTTTCAAGTTGCGCGTATTTTTTAAGGGTTTGGGGGTTTTCCACATTTTTTTCATCTTTAATAACCTGCATCTTTATTTCTTGCACATATTCCTGATGACGTTCTTCCATCTTGTCAGCAATTTTTTTCTCAATACGCTCTTCCACAACGCGACGCGCCATGAGATCTGCTAATTCATCTTCAAGCTGACCTAAAATTTCCGGAATTTCCGCAAGCGTTGGAAGCTGCTCCAGCGTAGGATCTTCGTAAACTAACTTTTGTAATGCCAGTACTCTTTCCCGGATATCTTCACTTCCCATGAGTGATAAGGCATCGAGTTTTCC
This window encodes:
- the lonC gene encoding Lon family ATP-dependent protease, with product MKNFFKKLVHKMPFTDKMSEGDQLKRQVASLYQLYSGIIGTDHVVLKAGKLDALSLMGSEDIRERVLALQKLVYEDPTLEQLPTLAEIPEILGQLEDELADLMARRVVEERIEKKIADKMEERHQEYVQEIKMQVIKDEKNVENPQTLKKYAQLEKLESVKLTKSLMELVRPTTLAEIVGQERAIESLRSKLASPYPQHLILYGPPGIGKTTAARLVLEEAKKSTVTPFRTEAPFIEADGTTLRWDPRDMTNPLLGSVHDPIYQGAKRDLAEGGIPEPKPGMVTDAHGGILFIDEIGEMDAMLQNKLLKVLEDKRVFFDSAYYDPSDENVPKYVQKLFKEGAPADFILIGATTREKYDISPALRSRCAEIYFEPLTPKNIEEIVYNAAKKLAVAIEPEVPRIISEYTIEGRKAVNLLSDAYSLALYQHQGQTESMMITAADIYKVTQVSRLSPYVNNKASKTGQVGRVFGLGVAGYLGSVIEIEAVSFPASEKGKGSMRFNETAGSMAKDSVFNAGAVVRKITGEDVSNYDIHVNVIGGGNIDGPSAGTAILSAIISAITGRKVRQDVAVTGEISIQGQVKAVGGVFEKAYGAKQAGITTLVIPKENQKDLAQGHLGLDIRAVDTVEEAIAILFEESSVVSA